CGCCCGCCTCCCCACTCGCATAGGACCGTATCGTAATGCGCAATCCCGGGTCTTTAGCCAGCAAGGCGGCATATTCCTTCAGGGCCGTTAGCATGTTTTCATTCAGATTTGCGCTGCCCGGCTGATAAACTAGCACCATTCCATGCGCTGTCTTCTGAACGCGGCCCTGCGCTTTCGGGTCAATAATGACGGGGGCGGGCGCGACAGGCGGGTGAGTCTCGACCGCGACAGGGGGAGGCGCGATGACGACAGATTTGGGCGGCGCGGGCGGTACGTCAGGCGGTGGCCCCACACGACGTTCTGCCTCACGATGGGAGGGCGGCATGGCTGGCGCGCCGTTCGATCCAGCCGCGCCGTTTGAACCCTTATTCGATGATGTCGCCGAGGTGCCCGTCTTCTGAGGGTCAGCAGGAGAGGCAGGCGGGCGTTTCACATTTTGCTGCCGAGGCGCCTGCTTGACGGGTGCGACCTCATCGAGGGCGCCGAGATTCGTCGAAACCTCCGCTGAGGCGCTGCCCATACTGATACAAAGCGCGCTGATCGCGGCCATAAGACCGTAATGGCGCGGAACATGCCTGAAAAGGCAGTAGATCGGACCGCTCGATAGGAACCTGCTCGATTTCATGCGATCATCCCGCTTTATTCAGAAAGGGATTGCAACACCGTCACACGTAACGGTCCATGCAAATGACTATTTCCGGCCACAACATTGACATCCTGATCGAAGTCGCTGATTTCCTGCCCTTCCGGCGTGGTGACGTAACCGCCGGCTTCCTTGACGAGCAGAATGCTCGCAGCGCAATCCCACGGCTTAAGTCCGATTTCCCAGAAACCTTCATAGCGTCCCGCGGCCAGCCAGGCGAGGTCAAGCGTTGCGGCCCCGAAACGGCGGATACCCGCCACTTGTGGCATGAGACGCGTCAACACGCGGAGGAAAGGCGCGCGCAGCGCTTCCTGCACTTTGGCAAAGGGGATCCCGGTGGAAAAGACAGCTTCCGACATGATGCGTCGCGCCGAGACGCGAAGACGTCGATCATT
This DNA window, taken from Acetobacteraceae bacterium, encodes the following:
- a CDS encoding OmpA family protein, translated to MAAISALCISMGSASAEVSTNLGALDEVAPVKQAPRQQNVKRPPASPADPQKTGTSATSSNKGSNGAAGSNGAPAMPPSHREAERRVGPPPDVPPAPPKSVVIAPPPVAVETHPPVAPAPVIIDPKAQGRVQKTAHGMVLVYQPGSANLNENMLTALKEYAALLAKDPGLRITIRSYASGEAGDPSVPRRISLARALIVRSVLINEGVATTRIYPRAQGLPKGDIAPPDKLEIIAVGAAPAPPGEAYYPHKPQKTTP